Proteins encoded together in one bacterium window:
- the tnpB gene encoding IS200/IS605 family element transposase accessory protein TnpB, with protein MLLSHKIALAPTAEQEAYFRRACGTARFVYNWGLDRWKKWYEGWKELSEDQKKTTSKPSKEALGKILRRAVMFNPGWFWLREVDSHIPTGALRNLGAAFANTFRRLKQGQKPGFPNFKKKGIHDSFYVHNRCMEFNGKRLLLRRGKITGPTTIKMREVLRFEGKIQGGAISREADRWFIAVQVEVKDYAKPRTADKKVGIDLGVLRAVTTSEQGIVYDSPKPLKTMLYRLKRKSRQLTKKKKGSANRERARNQLARLHRDIRNIRQDFLHKTTTQLCSENQAIMIEDLNVKGMLANRRVARAIGDIGMFEFRRQLDYKTKIYGSELVVADRWFASSRTCSKCGSKKDELKLSERVFRCSSCGLEIDRDLNAAINLLNYPEAQGK; from the coding sequence ATGCTGTTGAGTCATAAGATAGCTTTGGCTCCTACAGCCGAGCAGGAGGCGTACTTCCGCAGGGCTTGCGGAACCGCAAGGTTCGTCTACAACTGGGGGCTTGATAGATGGAAAAAGTGGTACGAGGGTTGGAAGGAGTTATCAGAAGATCAAAAAAAGACAACATCAAAACCTAGTAAAGAGGCTTTAGGAAAAATTCTTCGACGTGCCGTCATGTTTAATCCAGGATGGTTTTGGTTAAGAGAAGTAGACTCACACATTCCAACAGGTGCTCTCAGAAACCTTGGTGCTGCGTTTGCAAATACTTTCAGGCGGCTCAAACAAGGCCAGAAGCCCGGCTTTCCTAACTTCAAAAAGAAGGGGATTCACGATTCGTTTTACGTTCACAACAGATGCATGGAATTCAATGGCAAACGCCTGCTTCTTCGCAGGGGCAAGATAACGGGACCGACGACAATCAAGATGAGGGAGGTTCTTAGATTCGAGGGTAAGATTCAGGGCGGGGCTATAAGCCGCGAGGCTGACAGGTGGTTTATTGCCGTGCAGGTGGAGGTCAAGGATTACGCGAAGCCTAGAACGGCGGATAAAAAAGTCGGGATAGACCTTGGAGTGCTGCGCGCCGTAACCACGTCGGAGCAGGGCATTGTTTACGATTCGCCGAAGCCTTTGAAGACAATGCTCTACAGACTCAAGCGAAAGTCGCGCCAGCTTACGAAAAAGAAGAAAGGTTCGGCGAACAGAGAGCGGGCAAGAAACCAGCTTGCCAGATTGCATCGAGATATTCGCAATATCCGGCAGGATTTCCTTCACAAGACGACGACTCAATTGTGCAGCGAAAACCAAGCGATAATGATTGAGGATTTGAACGTGAAGGGTATGCTTGCAAACCGCAGGGTTGCGCGGGCGATAGGCGATATAGGCATGTTCGAGTTCCGCAGGCAGTTGGATTATAAAACCAAGATATACGGCTCGGAACTCGTTGTTGCCGACCGCTGGTTCGCGTCGTCGAGGACGTGCAGCAAATGCGGTTCAAAGAAGGATGAGTTAAAGTTATCTGAAAGGGTTTTTCGCTGCTCCAGCTGCGGCCTTGAGATTGACCGCGACCTGAATGCGGCCATAAACCTGTTGAACTACCCTGAGGCACAGGGAAAGTAA
- a CDS encoding NAD-dependent epimerase/dehydratase family protein, translating into MLLTGASGSMGFEAFKELWKRRDRCDIVLLLLPNKLEKRLFRPYEKDVGIRSISGNGVVQSAEGGLKIVWGDLTEYEDVREAVRGVDHVLHPAALISPAADHNPALARRVNYGGAENLIKAIKAEPQGAERITLVSIGSVAFYGDRLPPIALIRAGDPLMPSVFDFYAISKIAAEREVVESGIRRWVSMRQTYIAIPDVRSLMDPIMFHQPLEQRIEMCTARDAGYGLVRTLDQPLDSDFWRRVYNQTGGPSARFVYMDYLERMMKILGLGDYRKLMDRNWFTLRNFHCAWYADSHILNGYLGHQRDSYEDHLRQVEDALPGYIKLGKIVPKSLIKKLVMRPMASRKDGPLYWITHPDQMPNRIKAFYSSADEWSRMGDWSSVDADSCSNLRILDHGYDESKSVDDLSIEELRKAAVFRGGECLSSEYCGDRSEKLSWRCAFGHEFEASVALVLLAGHWCPECSPPPWDYARIARKNPFLAQAYYNTHSPDESHCYLEEECLKEVF; encoded by the coding sequence GTGCTCCTCACAGGAGCTTCGGGTTCAATGGGATTCGAGGCGTTCAAGGAGCTGTGGAAACGCAGGGATCGCTGCGATATTGTTCTGCTTTTGCTCCCGAATAAGCTCGAAAAGAGGCTTTTCAGACCGTATGAGAAGGATGTCGGGATCAGGAGCATCTCCGGGAATGGCGTCGTGCAGTCGGCTGAGGGGGGCTTGAAGATAGTCTGGGGCGATCTGACCGAGTATGAGGACGTGCGGGAAGCGGTGCGCGGTGTTGACCATGTGCTTCATCCTGCGGCGCTCATCTCGCCTGCAGCCGATCACAACCCGGCGCTTGCCCGAAGGGTCAATTACGGAGGGGCCGAGAATCTCATCAAGGCCATAAAGGCGGAGCCTCAAGGCGCTGAGCGCATAACGCTCGTGAGCATAGGTTCTGTAGCGTTCTACGGAGACCGCCTACCCCCTATCGCTCTCATACGCGCTGGCGATCCCTTGATGCCTTCGGTCTTCGATTTTTACGCCATATCAAAGATTGCGGCTGAGCGCGAGGTCGTCGAATCGGGCATCAGGCGCTGGGTCTCGATGAGGCAGACGTATATAGCGATTCCGGACGTGCGCTCACTAATGGACCCGATAATGTTCCATCAGCCTCTTGAACAGCGCATAGAGATGTGTACGGCAAGGGACGCAGGCTACGGACTCGTGCGTACGCTCGACCAGCCGCTTGACTCCGATTTCTGGAGAAGGGTATACAACCAGACCGGCGGCCCGTCTGCAAGATTCGTGTACATGGACTATCTTGAACGCATGATGAAGATTCTCGGGCTCGGCGATTACCGCAAGTTGATGGACCGCAACTGGTTCACATTGAGAAATTTCCACTGCGCATGGTATGCGGACTCTCATATCCTGAACGGCTACCTCGGACATCAGCGCGACTCCTACGAGGACCATCTCAGGCAGGTTGAGGATGCGCTGCCCGGATACATTAAACTGGGCAAGATAGTGCCTAAATCCCTGATAAAGAAATTAGTGATGAGGCCAATGGCCTCCCGCAAGGACGGTCCGCTTTACTGGATAACCCATCCGGACCAGATGCCGAACAGGATTAAGGCGTTTTATTCTTCGGCGGATGAATGGAGCAGGATGGGAGACTGGTCATCAGTCGATGCAGACTCGTGCAGCAATTTAAGGATTCTCGATCACGGATACGACGAAAGCAAATCCGTGGATGATTTAAGCATTGAAGAGCTGAGGAAGGCAGCTGTCTTCAGGGGCGGAGAGTGCCTTTCATCTGAGTATTGCGGCGACAGAAGCGAAAAACTTTCGTGGCGGTGCGCATTCGGGCATGAGTTCGAGGCGAGCGTGGCGCTCGTCCTTCTTGCCGGGCACTGGTGTCCGGAATGCTCTCCGCCACCCTGGGACTACGCGAGGATTGCCCGGAAGAACCCGTTCCTCGCTCAGGCTTACTACAACACGCATTCCCCGGATGAATCACACTGCTATCTTGAAGAAGAATGTCTTAAGGAAGTCTTTTAG
- a CDS encoding TetR/AcrR family transcriptional regulator produces the protein MNVSWRYILQQDSDSNKGERILEAAARLMRHKSFKEISMDELAAEAKVAKGTLYLYFRSKGEIYLSLLIEKVTSFSEVVREVKAKKWRSAKEALEEVLKASLSAFAEKPRSKEIPIFALAGVTPDEIEDDLNRHFFPLVEELKVNLSSIFKSGIDSREFRKLDPMKLAGLFLHLLEYCYVHSLLISDTPSDPSLEMAFVKDILFKGIMA, from the coding sequence ATGAACGTTTCATGGAGGTATATCTTGCAGCAAGATTCAGATTCTAACAAGGGTGAACGCATACTCGAAGCGGCAGCCCGCCTGATGCGTCACAAGAGCTTTAAGGAAATATCCATGGATGAACTGGCGGCAGAGGCAAAAGTGGCAAAAGGAACCCTCTACCTTTATTTCAGAAGCAAGGGCGAGATATATCTTTCCCTGCTTATTGAAAAGGTTACCTCCTTCTCAGAGGTAGTCAGGGAGGTAAAGGCAAAGAAATGGCGGAGCGCAAAGGAAGCTCTGGAAGAGGTTCTGAAAGCGAGCCTTAGCGCTTTTGCTGAGAAACCGCGCTCCAAAGAGATTCCCATCTTCGCCCTGGCCGGTGTTACCCCCGATGAAATCGAGGATGATCTCAACCGCCATTTTTTCCCGCTCGTAGAGGAGTTGAAGGTTAATCTTTCCTCTATATTCAAATCGGGTATTGATTCCCGTGAATTCAGAAAACTCGATCCCATGAAGCTTGCGGGACTGTTCCTTCATCTTCTGGAGTACTGCTACGTCCACTCGCTTCTCATATCGGACACTCCCTCTGACCCCTCGCTCGAAATGGCTTTTGTCAAAGACATTCTTTTCAAAGGAATAATGGCTTGA
- a CDS encoding TolC family protein, producing MNPLILIFLLSYQDTLALSFDQALERAYRCAPNARIAGVTIEQKAIEQEKVLSEFFPKFTAQAQHMRMDEIPSFKTDISGIPIEFTLGDERIELLQAGVQLPVWTFGRRLHGYALAGEAVELSRLDSLEQARALRMDIAEIFYNILYIDEAMELTQSALDNSKTHSKEIEDKYNQGLVSQYDLLKVRTKEKELTPELVDLTNQRDKLLSQLAILLNLGEDTLLALEKSNAEADEKTSAEYNLDSLLSKRPAFLQLELGLKMLDRQIKLKQREALPAIGIGANYTVQRSPLTGGDWGSGWSYSIAAQAPISSGFVNYAEVKRLEKEKEKIAIQKEALIMQIKSELREAQGLYETSLARFEAAKAREKEAEELVSIVSKRYREGLASDIDLIDAQLGLRKARVDRLSLEKNILIARERLTKATGGRN from the coding sequence TTGAATCCCTTGATTTTAATTTTTCTGTTATCCTATCAGGATACACTTGCGCTTTCATTCGACCAGGCGCTCGAAAGAGCATACAGATGCGCGCCGAACGCAAGAATTGCAGGCGTCACTATAGAACAAAAAGCCATAGAACAGGAAAAAGTTCTCTCGGAGTTCTTTCCCAAATTCACGGCACAGGCTCAGCACATGCGTATGGATGAGATTCCATCCTTCAAGACCGACATTTCGGGCATACCGATAGAGTTCACCCTGGGCGATGAAAGAATTGAGCTGCTCCAGGCAGGGGTCCAGCTGCCGGTATGGACATTCGGACGCAGGCTCCATGGATATGCCCTTGCAGGGGAAGCGGTAGAGCTTTCAAGGCTCGATTCCCTTGAGCAGGCCAGGGCGTTAAGGATGGATATTGCGGAAATATTCTACAATATTCTTTATATTGACGAAGCAATGGAACTCACACAGTCCGCCCTGGATAACTCCAAGACTCATTCGAAGGAGATAGAGGACAAGTATAATCAGGGTCTGGTGTCGCAGTACGATCTCCTTAAGGTTAGAACTAAGGAAAAAGAATTGACGCCTGAGCTTGTCGATCTTACAAACCAGAGGGATAAACTGCTTTCCCAGCTCGCGATACTCCTTAACCTCGGGGAGGACACGCTGCTGGCGCTGGAGAAAAGCAATGCGGAAGCGGATGAAAAAACGAGCGCCGAATACAATCTGGATTCCCTGTTGTCCAAAAGACCTGCCTTCTTGCAGCTTGAACTTGGATTAAAAATGCTTGACCGTCAGATAAAACTCAAACAGAGGGAGGCGCTGCCGGCAATAGGAATAGGCGCTAACTACACGGTCCAGCGGTCTCCGCTTACGGGAGGAGACTGGGGGTCAGGATGGTCGTACTCAATAGCCGCACAGGCGCCAATATCTTCAGGTTTCGTCAACTATGCGGAGGTAAAAAGGCTCGAGAAGGAGAAGGAAAAGATAGCGATTCAGAAGGAAGCTCTGATTATGCAGATAAAGTCGGAGCTCAGGGAAGCTCAAGGTTTGTATGAGACATCCCTTGCAAGATTCGAAGCGGCAAAAGCCAGGGAGAAGGAGGCGGAGGAGCTCGTCTCTATTGTGAGCAAACGATACAGGGAAGGTCTTGCATCGGACATCGACCTCATCGACGCCCAGCTTGGCTTGAGGAAAGCAAGGGTGGACAGGCTGTCTCTAGAAAAGAATATACTTATAGCGCGCGAGCGTTTGACTAAAGCAACAGGAGGAAGAAATTGA
- a CDS encoding efflux RND transporter periplasmic adaptor subunit has product MKKWIITGIAVVAAGVLIVVFLPKKGKVEETLPPLVEVTEVDTQTVAQTIDLVGYVAPVRQTAALSRAYGKVLHINVKEGSRVYKDQVIMVLQPEEVGLEFQTQPVKAPISGLVARLMVKEGEPVAASTPVAAIIDPSKTEIEVPVAGEYYASIEIDDKALVMVNSDTVSARINSKTPLVDPVTRTFSIKLTPIEESSHLVSGLSVNVRLILEEKKGVLAVPNSALDDSKIFAASGDSVVERKVVTGITGAENTEILSGLSRGERIITFGGKNLVSGQKIRTVEK; this is encoded by the coding sequence TTGAAGAAGTGGATAATTACTGGAATCGCAGTAGTTGCAGCAGGCGTTTTGATTGTTGTATTTCTGCCTAAAAAAGGCAAGGTGGAAGAAACCCTTCCGCCCCTGGTGGAGGTTACAGAGGTCGATACGCAAACGGTCGCCCAAACAATCGACCTGGTCGGATACGTTGCACCCGTGAGGCAGACGGCTGCCTTATCAAGGGCTTACGGAAAGGTCTTGCACATAAACGTCAAGGAGGGTTCAAGGGTCTACAAGGATCAGGTCATCATGGTTCTCCAGCCCGAGGAGGTGGGACTGGAGTTTCAGACTCAACCAGTAAAAGCGCCGATATCCGGTCTTGTAGCCCGGTTGATGGTCAAGGAAGGCGAGCCTGTCGCTGCCTCAACACCAGTGGCAGCGATTATAGATCCTTCCAAGACGGAGATAGAGGTGCCCGTTGCCGGAGAATACTATGCCAGTATAGAGATTGATGATAAGGCTCTAGTCATGGTCAACTCGGATACAGTATCCGCAAGAATAAATTCAAAGACCCCGCTGGTCGATCCCGTAACCCGGACATTCTCGATAAAACTCACTCCTATTGAGGAGTCATCGCACCTCGTTTCAGGACTTTCAGTCAACGTCAGACTGATTCTTGAGGAAAAGAAAGGGGTTCTTGCGGTGCCTAACTCTGCGCTTGATGACTCAAAGATTTTTGCAGCCTCAGGCGACAGCGTGGTGGAAAGAAAGGTCGTTACGGGAATCACTGGCGCCGAAAATACCGAGATATTGAGCGGCTTGAGCAGGGGCGAAAGGATAATAACCTTTGGAGGTAAGAATCTCGTTTCCGGACAGAAGATAAGGACAGTGGAAAAGTGA
- a CDS encoding efflux RND transporter permease subunit, which translates to MNLSKFSIKYPYVVFAILVAVIGFGVISLGRLPVDLFPEFTMPTVMVMIPYPGAGPQEVEKTVIDEAERWLGTISGLDKIESNATDNLAYIQLTFKWGTDMREIMPKIRDNLDIALGEAPAEVHDPLIIETDVSLLPQMMVGVSGGQNPVHTREIAAKISDRLQRVRDVAAADVLGGEKREVLVSMDRRKLTTYNISPLHIEGLLKAHNLNYPLGSITEQGRELDLRLVAEYESLDEIKRTVVGEKGGLPVYLADVASADWSRTESKSAFNINAIPGVSIMIHKSSGANTINLSKALINEIEAIKKELPKEIKVTILYDSAKFVKTSLNSTFWNLITGAILAAFVLFLFLGRMRQTAFVGISIPLSVFIGIIGIDVAGFKIDILSLAGMTVAIGMVVDASIVVFEAIFRHNQSGLSPVDAAETGAKEVGAAIASSTITTIAVFVPLLFLRGFVSVLFKEFSWVMIITLSASLLVALTFIPLATSRFMKKETKENKFQKFSERFYSWLENTYSKMLAWALNHKAYTVFLGLALFVLSIGATFFHQKDFFPNMDRGEITVDITAEAGTSLEQMKSRVGVMEKLVLDSIPELDVMQSTIGSGEGLVSTVRGVAGMKAQIMIHLVEKRKRRRSSEDIEAWLREKARNMPGLEITPAAQTLGSLAFGAEDIALGGTTPIVVEIEGYNLETADSLGVMIADSLRMMPGLVDVRTSAQDRRPGIIFKIRRDLSSRFGMTPYELGAILRAELAGASATSYRVEGDEYDVRIRLSAQDRSILSKIETIEITTPVGQVPLSNMVTIERAPTPSAIHHKGTNRIRTVGANLKGRDLGSASNEVQAFLNRIDPPAGIKLRLSGGFSQMKESFGDLWWVMLLAVVLVYLIMMAQFGSFRFPFIIMFTLPLALVGGIAMLIATGTSLNTFSMLGFIVLVGVVVNNGIVLIDYTNQLRRGKGMALEEAIKEAGRVRMRPVLMTALTTIFGLLPMAIGIGEGTELTTPLARPVLGGLLVATLLTLIFIPVLYYLFEKGREMKKGGKKTRRRIT; encoded by the coding sequence GTGAACCTCTCGAAGTTTTCAATAAAGTACCCTTACGTGGTATTCGCTATTCTTGTGGCGGTAATAGGCTTCGGGGTTATTTCCCTCGGCAGGCTTCCGGTCGATCTCTTTCCAGAATTTACGATGCCGACGGTCATGGTTATGATACCTTATCCCGGAGCAGGTCCCCAGGAGGTTGAAAAAACCGTCATCGATGAAGCCGAACGCTGGCTTGGAACCATATCGGGCCTTGACAAGATTGAATCGAACGCTACCGATAACCTGGCCTACATACAATTAACCTTCAAATGGGGAACGGACATGAGGGAGATTATGCCCAAGATAAGGGACAATCTCGATATAGCTCTGGGCGAAGCGCCCGCTGAGGTTCATGATCCCCTGATTATTGAAACCGACGTTTCCCTTCTTCCCCAAATGATGGTCGGCGTATCCGGAGGCCAGAACCCAGTGCACACTCGGGAGATTGCGGCAAAAATCTCGGACAGGCTGCAGAGGGTGCGTGATGTTGCGGCGGCCGACGTACTGGGAGGCGAAAAAAGGGAAGTTCTTGTCTCCATGGACAGAAGGAAGCTCACTACGTACAATATCAGCCCTCTGCACATAGAAGGACTGCTCAAGGCTCACAACCTGAATTACCCGCTCGGAAGCATCACCGAGCAAGGCCGCGAACTCGATTTGAGACTGGTCGCCGAGTATGAAAGCCTGGATGAGATAAAGCGCACCGTTGTCGGCGAAAAGGGAGGGCTGCCCGTATATCTCGCCGATGTCGCAAGCGCCGACTGGTCGCGTACCGAGTCCAAATCCGCCTTCAATATCAATGCTATTCCAGGCGTATCCATCATGATTCACAAGTCATCAGGCGCTAACACCATCAATCTCTCAAAAGCCCTCATTAATGAGATAGAAGCGATAAAGAAGGAACTGCCTAAGGAGATCAAAGTAACCATCCTTTACGATTCGGCGAAATTCGTCAAAACCTCGCTTAACAGCACGTTCTGGAATCTTATAACGGGTGCCATCCTCGCGGCATTCGTCCTGTTCTTGTTCCTGGGAAGGATGCGCCAGACCGCTTTCGTAGGGATTTCGATACCTCTTTCGGTCTTTATAGGAATAATCGGAATCGACGTGGCGGGATTCAAGATAGACATACTTTCCCTTGCGGGTATGACAGTGGCCATTGGCATGGTGGTAGACGCCTCGATTGTAGTGTTCGAGGCTATATTCAGGCATAATCAGTCAGGGCTGAGTCCAGTCGATGCAGCTGAAACCGGAGCGAAGGAGGTCGGGGCTGCAATCGCGTCTTCGACCATAACCACCATAGCGGTATTCGTTCCTCTGCTCTTTCTTCGCGGCTTTGTAAGCGTCCTCTTCAAGGAGTTTTCATGGGTAATGATTATTACGCTCTCCGCTTCGCTTCTCGTCGCTCTTACGTTCATACCTCTTGCCACCTCGCGCTTCATGAAGAAGGAAACGAAGGAGAATAAATTCCAGAAATTCTCTGAAAGATTCTACTCCTGGCTGGAAAACACATACTCCAAGATGCTCGCCTGGGCGTTGAATCACAAGGCTTATACGGTGTTTCTGGGACTGGCCCTGTTTGTCCTATCTATTGGGGCGACATTCTTCCATCAGAAGGACTTTTTTCCCAACATGGACAGGGGCGAGATAACGGTTGATATTACCGCTGAAGCGGGGACCTCGCTCGAACAGATGAAAAGCCGCGTGGGAGTGATGGAGAAACTGGTTCTTGATAGCATTCCTGAGCTTGACGTAATGCAGTCGACTATAGGCAGCGGCGAGGGTCTTGTTTCAACCGTTCGAGGAGTCGCAGGTATGAAGGCGCAAATAATGATCCATCTTGTTGAAAAGAGAAAGCGCAGGCGCAGTTCGGAGGATATCGAGGCCTGGCTTCGCGAAAAGGCCAGGAATATGCCCGGTCTTGAGATTACGCCTGCCGCTCAGACTCTTGGCAGTCTGGCCTTCGGCGCCGAGGACATAGCGCTCGGCGGAACAACACCTATCGTGGTCGAAATAGAAGGCTATAACCTTGAGACGGCGGATAGTCTGGGCGTCATGATTGCGGATTCCCTGAGGATGATGCCCGGACTTGTTGATGTAAGAACGAGCGCGCAAGACCGTAGACCCGGCATCATCTTCAAGATACGTCGCGACCTCTCCTCGAGATTCGGAATGACGCCTTACGAGCTCGGAGCTATCCTGCGCGCCGAGCTGGCGGGCGCTTCAGCCACTTCTTACCGCGTGGAAGGCGATGAATACGATGTACGCATCAGGCTTTCCGCCCAGGACCGCTCAATCCTATCTAAGATTGAAACGATTGAAATCACGACGCCTGTCGGCCAGGTTCCCCTCTCCAATATGGTCACTATCGAGCGAGCGCCCACCCCAAGCGCCATACACCACAAGGGAACAAACCGTATCCGCACCGTAGGCGCAAATCTCAAGGGCAGGGACCTTGGTTCGGCTTCGAATGAGGTCCAGGCTTTCCTGAACAGGATAGACCCGCCGGCGGGAATTAAGCTGAGGCTTTCCGGCGGTTTTTCGCAGATGAAGGAATCCTTCGGCGATCTCTGGTGGGTAATGCTGCTTGCAGTCGTTCTGGTTTACCTCATCATGATGGCTCAATTCGGCTCATTCCGTTTCCCGTTTATCATAATGTTCACGCTTCCTCTGGCCCTTGTGGGCGGTATTGCCATGCTTATCGCAACGGGAACGAGCCTTAATACATTCAGCATGCTCGGCTTTATTGTTCTGGTCGGCGTAGTGGTTAACAACGGCATCGTGCTTATAGACTACACGAACCAGCTGCGCCGCGGCAAGGGCATGGCGCTTGAAGAAGCGATAAAGGAAGCAGGGCGCGTACGCATGAGGCCGGTTTTAATGACCGCGCTTACTACCATATTCGGACTTCTGCCTATGGCTATTGGAATAGGCGAAGGAACTGAACTGACCACGCCGCTCGCAAGACCCGTACTCGGAGGCCTTCTTGTGGCAACTCTGCTTACTCTCATATTCATACCCGTACTCTATTATCTGTTTGAAAAAGGCAGGGAAATGAAAAAGGGCGGTAAAAAAACGAGAAGGAGGATAACATGA
- a CDS encoding T9SS type A sorting domain-containing protein, with translation MIGLKLLLPLLFLWSPKEKSGFEEHPFFGYEDFAAGDSILYFEVEHYDLNLDIDIPAESISATATVALKMLASSDSIRLDFVGLEISDVKEGAVSRSYERHDSALVISLGSTVPAGTELALTISYHGKPTMATGGFGRGMYIDSSSSNSAVTYTCSAPWGAKYWFPCQDCPQDKATMEMFVTVPEGYEVISNGLLAYSSLAGADWSFHWVEAHPIATYLIAFAASRNYALTTDTVQVGSDKVPIHHWVLKADSAEVTPKLAVVSDIMEYFSELFYPYPFKDEKYAHVYAPVSGAMENQTCTHINTSIAWDWDAIVAHEFSHSWWGNSTTCRYLKHMWLNEGFATYCSALWIEHAEGPQAYQDYYEEQIASVYLQASSIHPYSIIDPPWPQIYSALTYEKPAAVLHMLRRIVGDEDFFRVLKTYGERFQDSTAASQDFESVVTEVTGKNYSWFFNEWLRAPGHPRYMTTWSSQPDADSFFVSIHLAQTQNWPADVGIFTMPVEFAVIRGNDTSYLSFVDSLKEQTFVFRTDAQPSSIVFDPRGNILKKTQAGIEDGSEPAEVYFDCSLISQGGLTYSTNLREPFDILLYDASGRKLLAKHLNESAGKIDLKDFPNGVYFVRFESESHSENLKTVLLSR, from the coding sequence ATGATTGGTCTCAAGCTCTTACTGCCTCTTCTTTTCTTGTGGTCTCCGAAGGAAAAGAGCGGATTCGAGGAGCATCCTTTTTTTGGCTACGAGGATTTTGCTGCGGGTGACAGCATCCTTTATTTCGAGGTTGAGCATTACGATTTGAACCTCGACATCGATATTCCTGCAGAATCGATCTCCGCGACCGCGACAGTAGCTTTAAAAATGCTTGCGTCCTCGGATTCCATAAGACTCGATTTCGTGGGACTGGAGATATCGGACGTCAAAGAGGGCGCTGTATCGAGAAGCTACGAGCGCCACGATTCGGCATTGGTGATTTCGCTTGGCAGCACCGTGCCTGCCGGAACTGAGCTCGCTTTGACCATATCGTATCACGGAAAGCCGACCATGGCCACCGGCGGTTTCGGAAGGGGCATGTACATAGACTCCTCTTCGAGCAATTCGGCGGTTACATACACATGCAGTGCGCCGTGGGGAGCCAAGTACTGGTTTCCGTGCCAGGACTGTCCCCAGGATAAAGCAACCATGGAGATGTTCGTTACTGTCCCGGAAGGATACGAGGTCATATCGAACGGATTGCTCGCTTACTCATCCCTTGCCGGAGCCGACTGGTCATTCCACTGGGTTGAAGCGCATCCCATTGCCACCTATCTCATTGCCTTTGCCGCATCAAGGAACTATGCCCTTACAACCGACACCGTCCAGGTAGGCTCGGATAAGGTTCCCATCCATCACTGGGTGCTAAAAGCCGATTCAGCCGAGGTTACGCCGAAGCTCGCTGTGGTCTCCGATATCATGGAGTACTTCTCGGAGCTATTCTACCCCTATCCCTTCAAGGACGAAAAGTACGCCCACGTTTACGCGCCTGTGTCCGGAGCGATGGAGAACCAGACATGCACTCACATCAATACGAGTATCGCCTGGGACTGGGACGCCATAGTAGCTCATGAGTTTTCGCATTCGTGGTGGGGGAACTCAACCACCTGCCGCTACCTCAAACATATGTGGCTCAACGAGGGTTTTGCAACATATTGCTCCGCTTTGTGGATTGAGCACGCCGAAGGACCCCAGGCATACCAGGACTACTACGAGGAGCAGATAGCATCAGTCTATCTTCAGGCGTCTTCAATTCATCCGTATTCGATAATCGATCCTCCATGGCCTCAAATATACTCGGCACTGACATACGAGAAGCCTGCCGCGGTTCTGCACATGCTCAGGCGTATCGTCGGAGATGAAGACTTCTTCAGAGTCCTCAAGACTTACGGCGAGCGCTTTCAGGACTCCACTGCGGCATCGCAGGATTTCGAGAGTGTCGTTACCGAAGTAACCGGCAAGAACTACTCCTGGTTTTTTAATGAATGGCTCAGAGCGCCCGGGCATCCCCGTTACATGACAACATGGTCATCTCAACCGGACGCCGATTCATTTTTTGTCTCAATCCATCTTGCTCAGACGCAGAACTGGCCTGCGGACGTAGGAATCTTCACTATGCCGGTCGAGTTCGCCGTTATTCGCGGAAACGATACGTCTTACTTGTCCTTTGTCGACAGCCTGAAGGAACAAACCTTTGTATTCAGGACCGATGCCCAGCCATCCTCAATAGTCTTCGACCCTCGCGGCAACATACTCAAAAAGACCCAGGCGGGTATCGAGGATGGTTCGGAGCCCGCAGAGGTATACTTCGATTGTTCCCTGATCTCGCAAGGCGGCCTTACGTACTCGACGAACTTGCGCGAACCCTTCGACATCCTGCTTTACGACGCCTCAGGCAGAAAACTCCTCGCGAAGCATCTCAATGAATCCGCAGGCAAAATCGACTTAAAGGATTTCCCGAACGGCGTCTATTTCGTGAGGTTCGAATCGGAGTCGCATTCCGAGAATCTTAAGACAGTTCTCCTATCGAGGTGA